A region of uncultured Anaeromusa sp. DNA encodes the following proteins:
- a CDS encoding DUF6056 family protein: protein MEMQEKKAYSRNDFLSWGMLALLFVYMLSLNFLMPLHRDDYWYSLIWGTMDKLAVWPDVFQSMYAHYLTHGGRMTAYVVLSSFLLAGKFWFNLFNSFMYVALIVLMYWHSQRQITWRFQPHVLLLLIAFTWLGLPHFAEVTIWMAGSCTYLFTAVLILAFFLPYHFQALGRELWQGWFLPAVGMLFLGILAGWGIENTSATTAFVSVCATFYFYRKRQLKTWMLTGSLGAVLGMVMLVAAPGNYVRFDDSKTKLLYHFTNLLAAGAEALLYVLPIVLFLLLAWRVLLVCHEKGAAAVAKNRKLDRRFIFSSVITMAVIAFLLLSYSNGHFFSTWLGPLLMAKVAVPLGVATPRLQVQLFNTLSGLEEMLIYLLTIAQLYRYAFTKLSLRKKDLQGLVAGIRWREIMAAHPACWHVAAWLALALFNHFVMVASPRFPARATFGSVTFLLIATTGVFTVPEVRQYFLETARKKYLALFAALVLLPMMAATLNQYVTIHREDGVRMAYVQEMAAQGATELEVAPISIKNRVLRHVYFEDLNNSVSRDLLCNYYGLKTIKLQEKE, encoded by the coding sequence ATGGAAATGCAAGAAAAAAAAGCATATAGCCGCAATGATTTTTTATCGTGGGGGATGCTGGCGTTGCTTTTTGTGTATATGTTGTCTCTGAATTTTCTTATGCCGCTGCACCGCGATGATTATTGGTATTCCTTGATCTGGGGGACTATGGATAAATTGGCGGTTTGGCCGGATGTATTTCAATCTATGTACGCCCATTATTTGACCCATGGCGGACGCATGACAGCGTATGTAGTGCTGAGCAGTTTTTTGCTGGCAGGCAAATTCTGGTTTAACCTATTCAACTCTTTTATGTATGTAGCCTTGATTGTGTTGATGTATTGGCATTCGCAACGTCAGATTACGTGGCGCTTTCAGCCTCATGTTTTATTGTTACTCATCGCCTTTACTTGGTTAGGGCTGCCACATTTTGCGGAAGTGACAATTTGGATGGCCGGTTCCTGCACGTATTTGTTCACTGCCGTGTTGATTCTTGCGTTTTTTCTGCCTTACCATTTTCAAGCGTTGGGACGAGAACTTTGGCAAGGATGGTTTTTACCTGCTGTAGGTATGCTGTTTTTGGGCATTCTGGCGGGTTGGGGCATTGAAAATACTTCGGCTACCACGGCTTTTGTCAGTGTTTGCGCCACTTTTTATTTTTATAGAAAGAGACAACTGAAAACATGGATGCTGACCGGATCTTTGGGGGCGGTGCTGGGTATGGTCATGCTGGTTGCTGCGCCAGGAAACTATGTGCGCTTTGATGATTCTAAAACAAAGCTGCTTTATCATTTTACGAATCTGCTGGCGGCCGGAGCGGAAGCTCTGCTCTATGTGCTGCCGATAGTCCTGTTTTTGCTCTTGGCCTGGCGGGTTTTACTTGTGTGTCATGAGAAAGGCGCTGCTGCCGTAGCGAAAAACCGGAAGCTGGACAGACGTTTTATTTTTTCTTCCGTCATTACTATGGCTGTGATTGCTTTTTTACTGCTTTCCTATAGCAATGGACACTTCTTTTCTACTTGGCTGGGACCGCTGCTGATGGCTAAGGTGGCCGTGCCATTGGGGGTTGCGACGCCGCGCCTGCAGGTGCAGCTTTTCAATACCCTGTCCGGTCTGGAAGAGATGCTGATCTATCTGCTCACGATTGCGCAACTGTATCGGTATGCGTTCACTAAGCTGTCGCTGCGCAAAAAGGATCTGCAAGGCCTTGTAGCAGGCATTCGCTGGCGGGAGATTATGGCGGCTCATCCGGCTTGCTGGCATGTAGCGGCTTGGCTGGCGCTGGCTTTGTTTAACCATTTTGTCATGGTGGCGTCGCCGCGCTTTCCGGCACGGGCTACCTTTGGTTCGGTCACGTTTTTGCTGATTGCGACTACCGGCGTATTCACCGTGCCCGAAGTGCGTCAATACTTTTTGGAGACGGCTCGCAAGAAATACCTGGCTTTGTTTGCGGCCTTGGTTCTGCTGCCCATGATGGCGGCAACCTTGAACCAGTATGTGACGATTCATCGGGAAGATGGAGTACGGATGGCCTATGTACAGGAAATGGCGGCTCAAGGAGCGACAGAGCTCGAAGTGGCGCCTATTTCCATTAAAAATCGCGTGCTGCGGCATGTGTACTTTGAAGACTTGAACAATTCCGTGTCTCGCGACTTGCTTTGCAACTACTACGGGCTGAAAACGATTAAGCTGCAAGAGAAAGAATAG
- a CDS encoding four-carbon acid sugar kinase family protein — translation MAKNKQGPNLDAAVLDSFPPVDAVKLQHLLEAAVAGDKHKIIVLDDDPTGVQTVHDLSVYTDWSYDSVRQGFLEEAKMFYILTNSRGFTEAETIKAHQEIARTVSQVARELEQPFLLVNRSDSTLRGHYPLETQILKEQWENESGQVVDGEILCPYFKEGGRFTIGNVHYVRYGEQLVPAGETEFAKDKTFGYSASDLTAYVEEKTGGAYRSENVTTISLEELRSLQVEAITAKLLRISGFGKVVVNAVDACDVKVFCLALYQALGRGKSFLFRTAAGLVKELGAVSDRSLLTREDMLERPLTTGGIVVVGSHTLKTTQQLERLKELPGICSLEFNSDLVLEEDRFDEEIEAVLQREEALLQSGKTVVVYTKRKLLSMEGESKEAALRRSVKISDAVQSLVGKLRVTPAFVVAKGGITSSDIGTKALQVKRARVLGQVRPGIPVWQTGEESKFPRIPYVIFPGNVGEADTLKEVVSVLMG, via the coding sequence ATGGCGAAGAATAAGCAAGGCCCTAATTTAGACGCGGCGGTGTTGGATAGCTTCCCCCCTGTAGACGCAGTGAAGTTACAACATCTGTTGGAAGCGGCGGTCGCTGGGGATAAGCATAAAATTATTGTGCTGGATGATGATCCCACGGGTGTGCAGACAGTTCACGATTTGTCTGTCTACACGGACTGGTCCTATGACAGTGTTCGTCAGGGCTTTTTGGAAGAAGCCAAGATGTTTTATATTCTGACTAACTCTCGCGGCTTTACGGAAGCAGAGACGATCAAGGCGCATCAAGAGATTGCAAGGACGGTATCGCAAGTGGCGCGGGAATTGGAGCAACCGTTTCTGCTGGTCAATCGCAGTGACTCTACGCTGCGGGGACATTATCCGTTGGAGACGCAGATTTTGAAAGAGCAGTGGGAAAACGAAAGCGGACAGGTAGTAGATGGCGAAATTCTCTGCCCCTATTTTAAAGAAGGCGGGCGCTTTACGATTGGCAATGTACACTATGTTCGTTATGGCGAACAATTAGTGCCAGCGGGAGAAACCGAATTTGCTAAGGATAAGACGTTTGGCTACAGCGCCTCAGATTTGACGGCATATGTAGAAGAAAAAACCGGTGGCGCCTATCGCAGCGAAAATGTAACTACCATTTCCTTAGAGGAACTTCGGAGCCTGCAGGTGGAAGCCATTACCGCAAAACTGCTTCGCATTAGTGGCTTCGGCAAGGTGGTCGTTAATGCCGTGGATGCGTGTGACGTGAAAGTGTTTTGTCTAGCTTTATACCAGGCTCTTGGTCGCGGGAAAAGCTTTTTGTTCCGTACGGCAGCCGGTTTAGTGAAAGAGTTAGGTGCTGTATCCGATCGATCTCTTTTAACCCGTGAGGATATGTTGGAGAGGCCCCTCACCACAGGTGGTATTGTTGTAGTTGGCTCTCATACGCTCAAAACGACGCAGCAGTTAGAACGCTTAAAAGAGCTTCCCGGCATCTGCAGCCTGGAATTCAATTCCGACTTAGTGCTGGAAGAAGATCGTTTTGACGAAGAGATTGAAGCGGTTTTGCAGCGAGAAGAGGCGTTGCTGCAGAGCGGTAAAACGGTTGTCGTTTATACCAAGCGTAAGCTGTTATCTATGGAAGGTGAGTCCAAAGAAGCAGCATTGCGACGTTCGGTGAAAATTTCTGACGCCGTGCAGTCGTTAGTCGGAAAGCTGCGGGTGACGCCAGCTTTTGTTGTGGCTAAAGGGGGTATTACGTCCAGCGATATTGGAACCAAGGCGTTACAGGTTAAACGCGCCCGCGTTCTGGGGCAGGTTCGACCGGGCATTCCGGTATGGCAGACAGGCGAAGAAAGCAAATTTCCCCGCATTCCTTATGTGATTTTTCCTGGCAATGTCGGCGAAGCCGACACTCTCAAAGAGGTTGTTAGCGTGCTGATGGGTTAA
- a CDS encoding ChbG/HpnK family deacetylase, translating to MRKLIVNADDFGRHALINDAVIQGHVDGCITSATLMPSAAAFDDAVAKAAAHPSLGIGVHLTLIGEKPLLPPEQIPSLVDKNGQLAEKYPQFMARFFKGAVSLKEVRAELAAQIQKVVDSGVQVTHIDSHQHLHVLPGIIDIALELAAAHQINAVRIPSVPLGFTGGYSCTPGQFVGRSGLIFLAALARRKTRQRGFRTPDHFYGIVAGGGLREESLLEILRNLPTGSTEIMIHPGVDNQALASACGWAHQFEEELQTALSHQAQALLKERQITLASFRDIP from the coding sequence ATGCGAAAACTCATTGTCAACGCCGATGATTTCGGCCGCCATGCTTTAATAAACGATGCTGTCATCCAAGGTCATGTAGACGGCTGCATCACCAGCGCCACCTTGATGCCCAGCGCTGCCGCCTTTGACGACGCCGTAGCTAAGGCAGCCGCTCATCCTTCTTTAGGAATAGGAGTGCATTTGACGCTCATCGGCGAGAAGCCCTTGCTGCCGCCAGAGCAAATCCCCAGCTTAGTCGACAAGAACGGCCAGCTTGCTGAAAAATACCCTCAGTTTATGGCCCGTTTTTTTAAAGGCGCCGTTTCTTTAAAAGAAGTACGCGCCGAATTGGCGGCGCAAATTCAAAAAGTTGTCGACAGTGGCGTACAAGTTACGCATATTGACAGTCATCAGCATCTCCATGTGCTGCCTGGGATTATCGACATCGCCTTAGAACTGGCCGCCGCCCACCAAATCAATGCGGTGCGCATCCCTTCCGTGCCGCTCGGCTTTACCGGCGGCTACTCCTGCACGCCTGGACAGTTCGTCGGCCGTTCCGGCCTTATCTTTCTAGCCGCTTTAGCCCGTCGCAAGACGCGACAACGCGGTTTTCGGACACCGGATCATTTCTACGGCATTGTCGCCGGCGGCGGCCTGCGGGAAGAAAGCTTATTAGAAATTTTGCGCAATCTGCCTACAGGCTCCACGGAAATCATGATTCATCCTGGCGTCGACAACCAGGCTTTAGCATCCGCCTGCGGCTGGGCGCACCAGTTCGAAGAAGAACTGCAGACGGCCCTAAGCCACCAAGCCCAGGCACTGCTCAAAGAACGGCAGATCACCCTGGCTTCCTTCCGGGATATTCCGTGA
- a CDS encoding GtrA family protein, producing the protein MKLCKISQTSSYIVFGLLTTLVNFLVYLFFTKTIPLDYKIAASLAWILAVLFAFITNKFYVFQSRKTDIALLCREFSSFLFFRTLSYFADILSMIIMVEALLIPDTAAKLAASGLVAILNYFASKHVVFRLGNR; encoded by the coding sequence TTGAAGCTATGCAAGATAAGTCAAACCAGTTCTTATATTGTTTTTGGCCTGCTGACCACATTGGTCAATTTTCTCGTCTATCTATTTTTCACCAAGACGATTCCTTTGGACTACAAAATCGCAGCCTCTCTGGCTTGGATTCTGGCAGTCCTTTTCGCCTTTATCACCAATAAGTTCTACGTCTTCCAAAGTCGCAAAACCGATATCGCCCTTCTCTGCAGAGAGTTTTCCAGTTTTCTCTTTTTCCGAACACTTTCGTATTTTGCTGATATTCTTTCGATGATTATCATGGTCGAAGCACTGCTCATCCCCGATACTGCAGCGAAACTGGCGGCAAGCGGGCTTGTGGCGATTCTCAACTATTTTGCCAGCAAGCATGTGGTCTTCCGTTTAGGGAACCGATGA
- a CDS encoding GGDEF domain-containing protein, translating into MVAADFSKRNVGYFASLCVLLAGIAYLDYLTIHEIDLSIFYLLPVGLASWQLGLAWGRNIAFLAVAAWGMADWLDDYVYKLPWGVYWASVNHAIFFLAVAEVTGRLRLAYQMIERSAFYDALTGLYNRRAFFTMAEKEIQRSRRYGHSLTVCYIDVDHFKQVNDTRGHEAGDQLLCEIGAVLAELVRQSDIVARLGGDEFALLLPETDRAAQSVLERLRERLQQRMDAAGWPVTFSVGAVTCQQSPPSIDDLVQYADALMYQVKHQGKNQLRYEMWQEENK; encoded by the coding sequence ATGGTGGCAGCAGACTTCAGCAAAAGGAATGTAGGTTATTTTGCGAGCTTGTGTGTGTTGCTTGCGGGCATTGCCTATCTGGATTACTTGACCATCCATGAGATCGATTTGTCTATCTTTTATTTGCTGCCTGTAGGGCTGGCGTCTTGGCAACTAGGACTTGCCTGGGGACGCAACATAGCCTTTTTAGCTGTGGCGGCGTGGGGTATGGCCGATTGGCTAGACGACTACGTTTATAAGCTGCCCTGGGGCGTATATTGGGCTTCGGTGAATCATGCTATCTTTTTTCTAGCTGTGGCCGAAGTAACCGGCCGGTTACGGCTTGCTTATCAAATGATAGAGCGGTCGGCGTTTTACGATGCTTTGACAGGCTTATATAATCGGCGAGCTTTTTTCACTATGGCGGAAAAGGAAATACAACGCAGTCGGCGCTACGGACATTCTCTAACGGTGTGCTATATTGACGTGGATCATTTCAAGCAAGTCAATGATACAAGAGGTCATGAGGCAGGAGATCAACTGCTGTGTGAGATCGGTGCAGTGCTTGCCGAACTGGTGCGCCAAAGTGATATCGTAGCGAGGCTGGGAGGAGATGAGTTTGCCTTGCTTTTGCCAGAAACGGATAGGGCAGCTCAAAGCGTGCTGGAACGGTTGCGTGAGCGATTGCAACAGCGCATGGATGCGGCCGGTTGGCCGGTGACCTTCAGCGTGGGCGCTGTTACTTGTCAACAGTCGCCGCCATCCATCGATGATCTGGTACAGTATGCCGATGCGCTGATGTATCAAGTGAAGCATCAGGGGAAAAACCAACTGCGCTATGAGATGTGGCAAGAAGAAAATAAATAA
- a CDS encoding SH3 domain-containing protein, giving the protein MKHWVLTILMVLCLLGIGGQAATVQAAAAGIVSVDQVNLRTAPNLESAVIGILVKKDVVQYLYNRNPCQLNGYVRVLVVRAADKNLEGMEGWVCEKYLYCPQSD; this is encoded by the coding sequence ATGAAACATTGGGTGCTGACGATATTGATGGTGCTTTGCTTACTCGGCATCGGAGGGCAGGCAGCGACGGTGCAAGCGGCTGCAGCAGGCATTGTTTCAGTAGACCAGGTGAATTTGCGCACAGCGCCGAACTTGGAGAGCGCCGTGATTGGCATTTTAGTGAAAAAAGACGTGGTGCAGTATCTGTATAATCGCAATCCTTGCCAGTTGAACGGCTACGTGCGGGTATTGGTGGTACGGGCTGCTGATAAAAACCTTGAAGGCATGGAAGGCTGGGTGTGCGAGAAATATTTGTATTGTCCTCAGTCTGATTGA
- a CDS encoding glycosyltransferase: MDKITLLIPCYNEQEVLEQLWLRLNAILAEIHTASFEILFINDGSTDNTLHVIKTLAAQHPQISYLDLSRNFGKELAMIAGLDYADGDAVIIMDADLQHPPELIPEMITYWKEGYDDVCAKRRQRTGESFIRRWAANTFYSLLQKISTIKIQEHVGDFRLLDRRCVEAIKLMRETQRYTKGIFSWIGYRKKEILFDSALRAAGTTKWSWLKLINLAIEGLTSFTTFPLRLSSIAGLGISLIAFAYMGWIIFNTLMFGDPVQGFPTLVSIILFLGGIQLIFLGVIGEYLARVFNETKRRPLYLVNEYNGKKSLYRRDRLHFEDQGEN, from the coding sequence TTGGATAAAATTACGCTCCTCATCCCCTGTTACAATGAACAGGAGGTTTTGGAACAACTTTGGCTGCGTTTAAACGCAATTCTTGCCGAAATTCATACTGCTTCTTTTGAAATTCTTTTCATCAACGATGGCAGTACCGACAATACGCTGCACGTCATCAAGACGCTCGCCGCTCAACATCCGCAGATTTCCTATTTGGACTTGTCTCGGAACTTCGGCAAAGAGCTGGCCATGATCGCTGGCCTAGATTACGCAGACGGCGACGCCGTCATTATTATGGATGCCGATTTACAGCATCCTCCTGAGCTTATTCCAGAGATGATCACCTATTGGAAAGAAGGCTATGATGATGTCTGCGCCAAGCGGCGTCAGCGCACTGGAGAATCCTTCATCCGCCGTTGGGCGGCCAACACCTTTTACAGCCTGCTGCAAAAAATATCTACAATCAAAATTCAAGAGCATGTAGGTGATTTTCGCCTGTTGGACCGCCGCTGCGTAGAAGCTATCAAACTAATGCGCGAGACCCAACGCTACACAAAAGGCATTTTTAGTTGGATCGGTTACCGCAAAAAAGAAATCCTTTTCGACTCTGCGCTGCGAGCCGCCGGTACTACAAAATGGAGTTGGCTGAAACTGATCAATCTGGCTATCGAAGGCCTTACTTCTTTCACGACTTTCCCCTTGCGACTCTCTTCCATTGCCGGTCTGGGAATTTCCCTTATCGCCTTTGCCTATATGGGCTGGATCATCTTTAACACCCTGATGTTTGGCGATCCCGTACAAGGCTTCCCCACGCTAGTATCGATCATCTTGTTCTTGGGCGGTATCCAGCTCATTTTTCTGGGCGTCATCGGCGAATATCTGGCACGGGTTTTCAATGAAACCAAGCGCCGCCCCTTATATCTTGTCAACGAATATAATGGCAAGAAAAGCCTGTATCGCCGTGACCGCCTACATTTTGAAGACCAGGGAGAGAATTGA
- a CDS encoding AMP-binding protein — translation MKIAFSTLGCPDFGWRDIYSLAKDFGFDGIEVRGLGDKRFTGPAQPLSEDQWPHTKKKLEELRLEISCLSSGCCLKFAEKAEENHKELVRYITLAGKLGTPYVRILGDIGPQSNGDVDDQIVLAALRRLIPIAEVNQVTLLVETSGVYADTKRLSQLLNQVASDAIGALWDIHHPYRFAGETPEQTVQHLGAYIKYAHVKDSVVSNNVIQYRMLGEGDLPIAQIMSALNSIKYAGYLSLEWVKAWAPDLANAGVVFPHFAHFMNRFIEKNTSKGRLFDNNAKTGKYIWEKDSLIDLTFPQVLDHIVAEFPDQYAFRYTTHDYTRTYAEFRDDVDAFARSLIALGVKPGDHVAIWATNVPQWFITFWATIKIGAVLVTVNTAYKIHEAEYLFRQSDTHTLVMIDGYKDSNYVEIMQELCPELEHTKPGTPLHSVRLPFLRNIITVDSQQLGCLTWDEAVDLSETVPVEEVYRRERALNKHDVCNMQYTSGTTGFPKGVMLSHYNVVNNGKNIGDCMDLSTADRMMIQVPMFHCFGMVLAMTASMTHGVTMSPLPYFSPKQSLECINREQITCCHGVPTMFIAMLEHANFPETDFSHMRTGIMAGSPCPTKVMQDVVNKMNMTEITIVFGQTESAPGCTQSRVDDSIELRVSTVGRSLPGVECKIVDPETGEDLPDNVSGEFVARGYNIMKGYYKMPEATAAAIDKDGWLHTGDLAKRDEKGYFKITGRIKDMVIRGGENIYPKEIEDFIYTHEKVKDVQVIGVPDKQYGEEIMACVILKDGTTMTSDELKDYIRSHMAKHKTPRYIDFVSEFPMNAAGKIMKYKMREQAVAKLGLTADSKVETA, via the coding sequence ATGAAAATAGCTTTTTCCACTTTAGGTTGTCCTGATTTTGGTTGGCGCGATATTTATTCTCTGGCGAAAGACTTCGGCTTTGACGGCATCGAAGTCCGCGGCTTGGGAGATAAGCGTTTCACAGGTCCAGCCCAGCCTCTTTCTGAAGATCAATGGCCGCACACCAAGAAAAAATTGGAAGAGCTGCGTCTTGAGATTTCTTGCCTTTCCTCCGGCTGCTGTCTGAAATTTGCCGAAAAAGCCGAAGAAAATCATAAAGAGCTCGTCCGTTACATTACGCTAGCCGGTAAGTTGGGAACGCCGTATGTCCGCATTTTGGGAGATATTGGCCCGCAGTCCAATGGCGATGTCGACGACCAAATTGTTCTTGCGGCCCTGCGTCGCTTGATCCCTATTGCCGAAGTTAATCAAGTCACGCTTCTGGTAGAAACATCTGGCGTGTATGCCGATACAAAACGCTTGAGCCAACTACTCAATCAGGTAGCCAGCGATGCCATCGGCGCTTTGTGGGACATTCATCATCCTTACCGTTTCGCAGGAGAAACGCCAGAGCAAACGGTGCAGCACTTAGGCGCTTACATCAAATACGCTCATGTCAAAGATTCTGTCGTTAGCAACAATGTCATTCAATACCGCATGCTCGGCGAAGGGGATTTGCCGATTGCGCAAATTATGTCCGCCTTGAATTCCATCAAATACGCAGGCTACCTCTCTTTAGAGTGGGTTAAGGCGTGGGCGCCGGACCTGGCCAATGCCGGGGTTGTCTTCCCGCATTTCGCCCATTTCATGAATCGCTTTATTGAAAAGAACACGTCTAAAGGCCGCTTGTTTGACAACAATGCCAAAACCGGCAAGTACATCTGGGAAAAAGACAGCCTCATCGACCTGACCTTCCCTCAGGTACTGGATCATATCGTAGCTGAATTCCCTGACCAGTACGCTTTTCGCTATACCACCCATGACTACACACGCACCTATGCCGAATTCCGAGACGATGTAGATGCTTTTGCCCGCTCTTTAATTGCTTTGGGCGTAAAACCTGGCGATCATGTCGCCATCTGGGCTACGAATGTACCGCAATGGTTTATCACCTTCTGGGCTACCATTAAAATCGGCGCCGTTCTGGTCACTGTCAATACCGCTTATAAAATCCACGAAGCAGAGTACTTGTTCCGCCAATCGGACACACATACGCTGGTTATGATCGACGGCTACAAAGACTCCAACTACGTCGAAATTATGCAAGAGCTTTGCCCCGAGTTGGAGCACACCAAACCCGGAACGCCGCTGCATTCGGTCCGACTGCCGTTCTTGCGCAATATTATTACCGTCGACTCCCAACAACTGGGCTGTCTGACCTGGGACGAAGCGGTCGATCTGTCGGAAACCGTGCCAGTTGAGGAAGTCTACCGCCGGGAGCGCGCTCTCAACAAGCATGACGTCTGCAACATGCAGTACACTTCCGGCACTACCGGCTTCCCAAAAGGCGTCATGCTGAGCCACTACAATGTCGTCAACAACGGCAAAAACATTGGTGACTGCATGGATCTGTCCACCGCCGACCGCATGATGATCCAAGTGCCCATGTTTCACTGCTTCGGCATGGTTTTGGCCATGACCGCCTCCATGACGCACGGCGTCACCATGTCGCCTTTGCCGTATTTTTCTCCCAAACAATCTTTGGAGTGCATTAACCGCGAGCAGATTACCTGCTGCCACGGCGTTCCCACCATGTTTATCGCCATGCTGGAACATGCGAATTTCCCCGAAACCGATTTTTCCCACATGCGTACAGGCATCATGGCCGGCAGCCCCTGCCCTACCAAAGTCATGCAGGATGTCGTCAACAAGATGAACATGACGGAAATCACTATCGTTTTCGGCCAAACCGAATCCGCCCCCGGATGCACCCAGAGCCGCGTGGACGATTCCATTGAACTGCGAGTCTCCACTGTTGGCCGCTCCTTGCCGGGCGTAGAATGTAAAATTGTGGATCCCGAAACCGGCGAAGATTTGCCGGACAATGTTTCCGGCGAATTTGTCGCTCGTGGCTACAACATCATGAAAGGCTACTACAAAATGCCAGAAGCAACTGCCGCCGCCATCGACAAAGACGGCTGGCTGCACACCGGCGATTTGGCCAAACGCGATGAAAAAGGCTATTTCAAAATTACAGGCCGCATCAAAGACATGGTGATCCGCGGCGGCGAAAACATCTATCCCAAAGAAATCGAAGACTTCATCTACACCCATGAAAAAGTCAAAGATGTCCAGGTCATCGGCGTGCCGGACAAGCAGTACGGTGAAGAAATCATGGCTTGCGTCATTTTGAAAGACGGCACAACCATGACCTCGGACGAACTCAAAGATTACATCCGTTCTCACATGGCCAAACACAAAACCCCTCGCTATATTGATTTTGTCAGCGAATTCCCGATGAATGCCGCCGGCAAGATCATGAAGTACAAAATGCGCGAGCAGGCAGTGGCCAAGCTTGGCCTTACAGCAGACAGCAAGGTCGAAACGGCGTGA